A stretch of the Perca flavescens isolate YP-PL-M2 chromosome 10, PFLA_1.0, whole genome shotgun sequence genome encodes the following:
- the clint1a gene encoding clathrin interactor 1a isoform X1 has translation MLNMWKVRELVDKATNVVMNYSEVESKVREATNDDPWGPSGQLMSEISRATFMYEQFPEVMNMLWARMLRDNKKNWRRVYKSLLLLAHLIRNGSERVVTSAREHLYDLRSLESYHFVDENGKDQGVNVRHKVKEMVEFVQDDERLREERKKSKKIKDKYIGVSSDSMGYRRYSGDRYDSSDTRGKWDDDWERNKGQFPFSEKLGEISDKIGSTIDDTISRFRKKDREDSPDRFSDNDEDRGRSSHNGQSGKEFKDEEETVTTKSVQIVQATETTATRKRGGVPSKKVDLGAAANYIGDKSPHTTTKQATRAHPQPAAPQPSSTGLADLLMVDTTPSQPAATDLISGFADFSSPAASVGFSPGSEAPSSSSNGDFGDWNAFPGGQMPASAQTVDTSGNDLFGAMTGPAAAPAPVSALGSGPASADLFDLMGPTQSLTSSQSLNFSMSSTQSMSSTVLPQSRSQPLQNMGGPLQPQSVQPFQPTQQGMASQGVGAKAAVPSTWSDSSVNISLDFLGPGMQPPKQSQPTLNTLQHGNQVPANMLSQGFSGMSLGPTMMHPGAGMGMGMGMAPNPGMMGMGMNMGMPQGGMTMGMPNAMGMGMGMNPAMVQQPKLDAFADFGNFGK, from the exons ATGCTGAACATGTGGAAGGTTAGGGAGTTGGTTGACAAAGC AACCAACGTGGTGATGAACTACTCAGAGGTGGAGTCTAAAGTCAGAGAGGCAACGAATGACGACCCATGGGGACCATCAGGACAGCTGATGAGTGAAATCTCCAG AGCCACCTTCATGTATGAACAGTTCCCAGAGGTGATGAACATGCTGTGGGCCCGCATGCTGAGGGATAACAAGAAGAACTGGCGGAGAGTCTACAAG TCCCTGCTACTGCTGGCCCATTTAATCAGGAATGGATCGGAGAGGGTTGTTACCAGTGCCAGAGAACATCTGTATGACCTGAGATCATTAGAAAGCTACCACTTTGTAG ATGAGAATGGGAAGGACCAAGGTGTGAATGTACGTCATAAAGTGAAGGAGATGGTGGAATTTGTCCAGGATGATGAGAGGCTTAGGGAAGAACggaaaaagtcaaagaagatCAAAGACAAATACATTGGGGTATCCTCAGACAGTATGGGATACCGACGTTACT CGGGGGACAGATACGACTCCAGCGATACCCGGGGAAAGTGGGACGATGACTGGGAGAGGAATAAAGGTCAATTCCCCTTCAGCGAGAAATTGGGAGAGATCAGCGACAAAATCGGCAGCACCATTGACGATACCATAAGCAGATTTAGGAAGAAGGATAGAGAAGACTCACCAGATCGATTTAG TGACAACGATGAGGACCGGGGTCGCTCGTCTCACAATGGCCAGTCAGGAAAAGAATTCAAAGATGAAGAGGAAACTGTAACCACCAAGAGTGTTCAAATAGTCCAAGCAACAGAGACTACAGCGACACGGAAGAGAGGAGGGGTTCCGTCTAAGAAAGTAGACTTGGGGGCCGCAGCCAACTACATAGGGGATAAGAGCCCACACACCACCACCAAACAGGCAACAAGAGCACAT CCCCAGCCAGCAGCCCCTCAGCCCTCCAGTACCGGCCTAGCCGACCTACTAATGGTGGACACAACACCGAGCCAGCCTGCTGCCACAG ACCTGATCAGTGGATTTGCTGACTTCTCCTCACCTGCTGCGTCCGTTGGCTTCTCCCCAGGATCTG AAGCACCTTCCTCTAGCAGCAATGGAGACTTTGGAGATTGGAATGCCTTTCCCGGAGGTCAGATGCCAGCATCTGCTCAGACTGTTGACACGAGTGGAAATGACCTTTTTGGAGCCATGACAGGCCCTGCTGCCGCTCCTGCCCCAGTCTCAGCTTTGGGCTCCGGTCCTGCCTCAGCAGACCTGTTTGACTTGATGGGGCCAACTCAGTCCCTCACCTCCTCCCAGAGCCTCAACTTTAGCATGAGCAGCACACAGAGCATGAGCAGCACAGTCCTGCCCCAGTCTAGGTCACAG CCCCTACAGAACATGGGGGGGCCTCTGCAACCACAGTCTGTCCAGCCCTTCCAGCCTACACAGCAGGGAATGGCCTCTCAAGGTGTCGGAGCCAAAGCAGCCGTCCCTTCCACCTGGTCAGACTCCTCAGTTAACATCAGCCTGGACTTCCTGGGCCCAGGCATGCAGCCACCCAAGCAAAGCCAGCCCACCCTCAACACCCTCCAACATG GCAACCAGGTACCTGCCAACATGCTCTCCCAGGGATTTTCTGGTATGAGCCTTGGACCTACGATGATGCACCCTGGTGCTGGCATGGGAATGGGCATGGGGATGGCCCCCAACCCAGGCATGATGGGGATGGGCATGAACATGGGTATGCCACAGGGCGGTATGACCATGGGGATGCCCAATGCCATGGGGATGGGAATGGGGATGAACCCTGCAATGGTCCAACAGCCCAAACTCGATGCCTTTGCTGACTTCGGCAACTTTGGAAAGTGA
- the clint1a gene encoding clathrin interactor 1a isoform X2 encodes MLNMWKVRELVDKATNVVMNYSEVESKVREATNDDPWGPSGQLMSEISRATFMYEQFPEVMNMLWARMLRDNKKNWRRVYKSLLLLAHLIRNGSERVVTSAREHLYDLRSLESYHFVDENGKDQGVNVRHKVKEMVEFVQDDERLREERKKSKKIKDKYIGVSSDSMGYRRYSGDRYDSSDTRGKWDDDWERNKGQFPFSEKLGEISDKIGSTIDDTISRFRKKDREDSPDRFSDNDEDRGRSSHNGQSGKEFKDEEETVTTKSVQIVQATETTATRKRGGVPSKKVDLGAAANYIGDKSPHTTTKQATRAHPQPAAPQPSSTGLADLLMVDTTPSQPAATDLISGFADFSSPAASVGFSPGSAPSSSSNGDFGDWNAFPGGQMPASAQTVDTSGNDLFGAMTGPAAAPAPVSALGSGPASADLFDLMGPTQSLTSSQSLNFSMSSTQSMSSTVLPQSRSQPLQNMGGPLQPQSVQPFQPTQQGMASQGVGAKAAVPSTWSDSSVNISLDFLGPGMQPPKQSQPTLNTLQHGNQVPANMLSQGFSGMSLGPTMMHPGAGMGMGMGMAPNPGMMGMGMNMGMPQGGMTMGMPNAMGMGMGMNPAMVQQPKLDAFADFGNFGK; translated from the exons ATGCTGAACATGTGGAAGGTTAGGGAGTTGGTTGACAAAGC AACCAACGTGGTGATGAACTACTCAGAGGTGGAGTCTAAAGTCAGAGAGGCAACGAATGACGACCCATGGGGACCATCAGGACAGCTGATGAGTGAAATCTCCAG AGCCACCTTCATGTATGAACAGTTCCCAGAGGTGATGAACATGCTGTGGGCCCGCATGCTGAGGGATAACAAGAAGAACTGGCGGAGAGTCTACAAG TCCCTGCTACTGCTGGCCCATTTAATCAGGAATGGATCGGAGAGGGTTGTTACCAGTGCCAGAGAACATCTGTATGACCTGAGATCATTAGAAAGCTACCACTTTGTAG ATGAGAATGGGAAGGACCAAGGTGTGAATGTACGTCATAAAGTGAAGGAGATGGTGGAATTTGTCCAGGATGATGAGAGGCTTAGGGAAGAACggaaaaagtcaaagaagatCAAAGACAAATACATTGGGGTATCCTCAGACAGTATGGGATACCGACGTTACT CGGGGGACAGATACGACTCCAGCGATACCCGGGGAAAGTGGGACGATGACTGGGAGAGGAATAAAGGTCAATTCCCCTTCAGCGAGAAATTGGGAGAGATCAGCGACAAAATCGGCAGCACCATTGACGATACCATAAGCAGATTTAGGAAGAAGGATAGAGAAGACTCACCAGATCGATTTAG TGACAACGATGAGGACCGGGGTCGCTCGTCTCACAATGGCCAGTCAGGAAAAGAATTCAAAGATGAAGAGGAAACTGTAACCACCAAGAGTGTTCAAATAGTCCAAGCAACAGAGACTACAGCGACACGGAAGAGAGGAGGGGTTCCGTCTAAGAAAGTAGACTTGGGGGCCGCAGCCAACTACATAGGGGATAAGAGCCCACACACCACCACCAAACAGGCAACAAGAGCACAT CCCCAGCCAGCAGCCCCTCAGCCCTCCAGTACCGGCCTAGCCGACCTACTAATGGTGGACACAACACCGAGCCAGCCTGCTGCCACAG ACCTGATCAGTGGATTTGCTGACTTCTCCTCACCTGCTGCGTCCGTTGGCTTCTCCCCAGGATCTG CACCTTCCTCTAGCAGCAATGGAGACTTTGGAGATTGGAATGCCTTTCCCGGAGGTCAGATGCCAGCATCTGCTCAGACTGTTGACACGAGTGGAAATGACCTTTTTGGAGCCATGACAGGCCCTGCTGCCGCTCCTGCCCCAGTCTCAGCTTTGGGCTCCGGTCCTGCCTCAGCAGACCTGTTTGACTTGATGGGGCCAACTCAGTCCCTCACCTCCTCCCAGAGCCTCAACTTTAGCATGAGCAGCACACAGAGCATGAGCAGCACAGTCCTGCCCCAGTCTAGGTCACAG CCCCTACAGAACATGGGGGGGCCTCTGCAACCACAGTCTGTCCAGCCCTTCCAGCCTACACAGCAGGGAATGGCCTCTCAAGGTGTCGGAGCCAAAGCAGCCGTCCCTTCCACCTGGTCAGACTCCTCAGTTAACATCAGCCTGGACTTCCTGGGCCCAGGCATGCAGCCACCCAAGCAAAGCCAGCCCACCCTCAACACCCTCCAACATG GCAACCAGGTACCTGCCAACATGCTCTCCCAGGGATTTTCTGGTATGAGCCTTGGACCTACGATGATGCACCCTGGTGCTGGCATGGGAATGGGCATGGGGATGGCCCCCAACCCAGGCATGATGGGGATGGGCATGAACATGGGTATGCCACAGGGCGGTATGACCATGGGGATGCCCAATGCCATGGGGATGGGAATGGGGATGAACCCTGCAATGGTCCAACAGCCCAAACTCGATGCCTTTGCTGACTTCGGCAACTTTGGAAAGTGA
- the lsm11 gene encoding U7 snRNA-associated Sm-like protein LSm11: MEERERKCVKSDSKENVSATCSSTPLVAEQEPEADSKAGDDDADKIDVCSDNFDPLLALYSPTVRIPVPNVKSFNNVAAYESFLKGGRGRAKPENVEKRRLKAMKGAADPERIERLKKLVVNKRPDEEGESSGTQRRRRHKPQKNVLTRMPLCEGSPLGQLYRCVEERIRVKVHIRTFKGLRGVCSGFVVAFDKFWNMAMVDVDETYREPLLGEAFYHEKALTISRLFEKLKLQESPGGDEPAKKHEAQETASKHQPLNPKSTQKNLSAHPTSKRWDSSMESKLSDKIRQDKRKVSLKAQGPEICQKKDSQMYGKVHTRHINQLFIRGENVILVNPQPL; this comes from the exons atggaggagagggaaagaaaatgtGTAAAGTCAGACAGCAAAGAAAATGTATCTGCAACCTGCTCGAGTACACCATTAGTAGCGGAGCAGGAACCAGAGGCGGACAGTAAAGCTGGGGATGATGACGCAGATAAAATAGATGTCTGCTCTGATAACTTTGACCCTCTCTTGGCCTTGTACTCGCCCACTGTACGGATTCCTGTTCCAAATGTCAAAAGTTTCAACAATGTGGCAGCGTACGAGAGCTTTCTGAAAGGCGGCCGGGGCAGAGCCAAACCGGAGAATGTGGAGAAAAGGCGGCTAAAGGCGATGAAAGGGGCGGCGGACCCGGAGCGCATCGAAAGGCTGAAGAAGCTCGTTGTGAACAAACGGCCAGATgaggagggggagagcagcGGGACACAGCGGAGAAGGAGGCACAAGCCCCAGAAAAATGTTTTGACGAGGATGCCCT TATGTGAAGGCAGTCCGTTGGGGCAGTTGTACCGGTGTGTTGAGGAGAGGATACGAGTCAAAGTTCACATCAGGACCTTCAAGGGACTGAGGGGAGTGTGCTCTGGCTTTGTCGTGGCCTTCGACAAGTTCTGGAACATG GCAATGGTAGATGTAGATGAGACATACAGAGAGCCTCTGCTTGGAGAGGCATTCTACCATGAAAAGGCCCTCACCATCTCACGG CTCTTTGAGAAGCTGAAGCTCCAGGAGAGCCCAGGAGGTGATGAGCCAGCAAAGAAGCACGAAGCCCAGGAAACAGCCAGCAAGCATCAGCCTTTGAACCCCAAAAGTACTCAAAAAAACCTGTCTGCTCACCCTACTAGCAAGAGATGGGACAGCAGTATGGAGTCGAAACTGTCAGACAAAATCAGACAGGACAAACGCAAAGTCTCGCTGAAGGCCCAGGGTCCGGAGATCTGTCAGAAGAAAGACTCCCAGATGTATGGCAAGGTCCACACACGCCACATCAACCAGCTTTTCATCCGGGGTGAGAACGTTATCCTGGTTAACCCACAGCCACTCTGA